A window from Malania oleifera isolate guangnan ecotype guangnan chromosome 7, ASM2987363v1, whole genome shotgun sequence encodes these proteins:
- the LOC131159808 gene encoding uncharacterized protein LOC131159808, with the protein MSGIQGGEPATVGGCERLQRALLECHRRIPPGPTRESACRHLNRALAECAVSVACPNESEAVRSLCSSGGTALKRSQCQQAQLSLAVCLSSLQQQ; encoded by the coding sequence ATGTCAGGGATACAAGGGGGCGAACCCGCGACGGTGGGCGGGTGCGAGCGATTGCAGCGGGCGCTGCTCGAGTGCCACCGGCGGATCCCACCGGGACCGACACGGGAGTCCGCCTGCCGTCACCTCAACCGAGCGCTTGCTGAGTGCGCGGTTTCAGTCGCCTGCCCCAACGAATCAGAGGCGGTGCGCAGCCTCTGCTCCAGCGGCGGGACCGCCCTTAAACGCTCACAGTGCCAACAGGCGCAGCTCTCTCTTGCTGTTTGTCTCTCTTCCCTTCAGCAACAGTAA